In Sinobacterium caligoides, the sequence AATGAGTAATAACACTCTGGACATAATGTTCTATATTGGCAAATATAACTCTTTTTTACTTCGTAGGTATACTTCTGAGCTTTGGCTGAGAATACAGCTACCTGATGGCATTTTGTGCATCTGTATGCGGAATCTATATACGCATTCCTGACAGGTGACTCATATGCATAAGAGTTTTTACTTGAGTCCGACCAATTGACTTTATCCATTGGTTCGATATTTTTTCTAAGCTCAGCAGCTGCAGCCTTTTTTCGAAGCTTATTTTTCGACTTCTTGTCCATATCAGCGCCTACAGTCATCGTTGCCTAACGCCAAGGTAATGGGAA encodes:
- a CDS encoding zinc-ribbon domain containing protein — its product is MDKKSKNKLRKKAAAAELRKNIEPMDKVNWSDSSKNSYAYESPVRNAYIDSAYRCTKCHQVAVFSAKAQKYTYEVKKSYICQYRTLCPECYYSLKNLVNMVNGFEELWAKENESTKHTAPYIIEWLDALQQFPKYGKKANQAIINMLNNHISKNS